Proteins encoded in a region of the Myxococcales bacterium genome:
- a CDS encoding energy transducer TonB translates to MGTPAVRVRRRVGSTAVAVALAGGAHAAVLGAATVVEIGGWGGLGGGRGRAVDLAPLAPSCDGRALLAASVAVLACAAPWIDDGRRCLAELDVRLRSDLASCHARTLAAVPVELATFDPAELAQIDPEPLLASVTPEAQRAFEQAQAERAAEHAAEVERTVNRPRPDAQVIEQARPDLELAPERARFVSEYDVTVARETVARGSDRAPITRRAAAGADHPALDELPPEPAAPSAAGRPGSRGAAATPGAMTPAALVQEARRQGVLDGARAAPGDGLAPRRGDGAFARAATAAVAEHGGGDGDGGDGGRAGAPLDLRPRRELLERALGGGSVDAVDVADGDETALNARQWVHASFFNRLKRAVHQQWHPIELWRRHDPTGAVYGVKTRVTRLRVSLTPTGAVAQIVVVEPSGVDVLDDEAVRAFETAQPFANPPAALIGGDGRITFVFGFHLEVGGVRTEWQLFR, encoded by the coding sequence ATGGGGACGCCTGCTGTCCGCGTGCGTCGTCGCGTCGGCTCGACCGCCGTCGCGGTCGCGCTCGCCGGTGGCGCCCACGCCGCGGTGCTGGGCGCGGCCACCGTGGTCGAGATCGGCGGCTGGGGCGGGCTCGGCGGCGGTCGCGGGCGCGCGGTCGACCTGGCGCCGCTCGCGCCGTCGTGCGATGGCCGCGCGCTCCTGGCGGCGAGCGTGGCCGTGCTCGCGTGCGCCGCGCCGTGGATCGACGACGGGCGGCGATGCCTGGCCGAGCTCGACGTGCGGCTGCGCAGCGATCTGGCGTCGTGCCACGCGCGCACGCTGGCGGCGGTGCCGGTCGAGCTGGCGACCTTCGACCCCGCGGAGCTGGCCCAGATCGATCCCGAGCCGCTCCTGGCGAGCGTCACGCCCGAGGCCCAGCGCGCGTTCGAGCAGGCCCAGGCCGAGCGCGCCGCCGAGCACGCGGCCGAGGTCGAGCGGACGGTCAACCGACCGCGACCCGACGCCCAGGTGATCGAGCAGGCCCGCCCCGACCTCGAGCTGGCGCCGGAGCGCGCCCGGTTCGTGTCGGAGTACGACGTGACCGTCGCGCGCGAGACCGTCGCGCGCGGGTCCGATCGCGCGCCGATCACCCGGCGCGCCGCCGCCGGCGCCGATCACCCGGCGCTCGACGAGCTACCGCCGGAGCCCGCCGCGCCCAGCGCCGCGGGGCGACCGGGCAGCCGCGGCGCCGCGGCCACGCCGGGCGCGATGACGCCGGCCGCGCTAGTGCAGGAGGCCCGCCGCCAGGGCGTGCTCGACGGCGCGCGCGCGGCGCCCGGCGATGGCCTGGCCCCGCGGCGCGGCGACGGCGCGTTCGCGCGCGCGGCGACCGCGGCGGTCGCGGAGCACGGCGGCGGCGACGGCGACGGCGGCGACGGCGGCCGGGCCGGGGCCCCGCTCGATCTGCGTCCGCGCCGTGAGCTGCTCGAGCGCGCGCTCGGCGGCGGCTCGGTCGACGCCGTCGACGTGGCCGACGGCGACGAGACCGCGCTCAACGCGCGGCAGTGGGTGCACGCGTCGTTCTTCAACCGGCTCAAGCGCGCGGTCCATCAGCAGTGGCACCCGATCGAGCTGTGGCGCCGCCACGATCCGACCGGCGCGGTCTACGGGGTCAAGACCCGGGTCACGCGCCTGCGCGTCAGCCTGACGCCGACCGGCGCGGTGGCGCAGATCGTCGTGGTCGAGCCGTCGGGGGTCGACGTCCTCGATGACGAGGCGGTGCGCGCCTTCGAG